Proteins encoded together in one Juglans regia cultivar Chandler chromosome 9, Walnut 2.0, whole genome shotgun sequence window:
- the LOC109014264 gene encoding secretory carrier-associated membrane protein 4-like isoform X1, with protein MNRNHHDPNPFDEEEVNPFSKGAPAPGSKPRIPSLGPETLGFGQKHDATVDIPLDTMKDSKNKERELAAWESDLKRREKEIRRREDAVTKAGVPNDDKNWPPFFPIIHHDISNEIPVHAQRLQYLAFASWLGIVLCLVFNMIAVMVCWIRGGGVKIFFLSTIYALLGCPMSYVLWYRPLYRAMRTDSALKFGWFFLFYLIHIGFCIFAAIAPPVVFHGKSLTGILAAIDLFNGHVMVGIFYLVGFALFCLESLLSLWVLQKIYLYFRGNK; from the exons AAAGGAGCTCCCGCTCCTGGATCAAAGCCACGCATTCCATCATTGGGACCTGAAACCTTGGGCTTTGGTCAGAAGCATGATGCGACGGTGGACATACCATTGGATACGATGAAA GACtctaaaaacaaagagagagaacttgCAGCTTGGGAATCAGATCTCAAAAGGCGGGAAAAG GAAATAAGACGGAGAGAAGATGCTGTTACTAAAG CTGGTGTCcctaatgatgataaaaactggCCTCCATTTTTTCCAATTATTCATCATGAtatatccaatgaaataccgGTCCATGCTCAAAGGCTGCAGTATCTGGCTTTTGCAAGTTGGCTAG GTATAGTTCTTTGTCTGGTTTTTAACATGATTGCTGTGATGGTGTGCTGGATCAGAGGCGGGG GTgtcaaaatttttttcctttccacaaTTTATGCTCTACTTGGATGCCCAATGTCATATGTGCTATGGTACAGGCCTCTGTATCGCGCTATGAG GACAGATAGTGCTCTGAAATTTGGTTGGTTTTTCCTATTCTACTTG ATTCACATTGGGTTTTGTATATTCGCTGCCATTGCACCTCCAGTTGTCTTTCATGGGAAGTCATTGAC gGGAATCCTTGCTGCAATTGATCTCTTCAATGGTCATGTAATGGTTGGG ATATTTTACTTAGTTGGCTTTGCCTTATTTTGCTTGGAGTCTCTTCTAAGCTTATGGGTACTTCAG AAAATTTACTTGTATTTCAGGGGGAATAAATGA